One part of the Francisella adeliensis genome encodes these proteins:
- a CDS encoding 7-cyano-7-deazaguanine synthase: protein MNAVLSLSGGLDSSTVLLDLIDKGYNITCFTFNYGQKHYQEIQKACNLIEFLNSKGHEISHKVLDMSFMQDILYSSLITGNSEVPEGRYDEANMRDTVVPNRNKVFASIIQAAALSIYEKTRVKTVIALGIHAGDHAVYRDCTPEFRQKDYDAFIEGNYDAENVSYYTPFINTPKDELLAKGLDILNKMGVDYKDYYYHTLTSYKPMEIDSVVYSDYKSASSIERIESFVKNNAVDPIKYADGQKEVSWDFVKKEVCK from the coding sequence ATGAATGCAGTATTATCATTATCAGGAGGTTTAGATTCATCTACAGTATTGCTTGACCTTATAGATAAAGGTTACAATATAACATGTTTCACATTCAACTATGGTCAGAAACATTATCAAGAGATTCAAAAAGCTTGTAATCTTATTGAGTTTTTAAACTCAAAAGGGCATGAAATTTCTCATAAGGTTTTGGATATGTCTTTTATGCAGGATATTCTGTATTCTTCGCTTATAACAGGTAATTCAGAAGTGCCAGAAGGACGTTATGATGAAGCTAATATGCGTGATACAGTAGTGCCTAATCGTAACAAAGTCTTTGCCTCAATAATTCAAGCCGCTGCATTATCAATTTATGAAAAGACTAGAGTTAAAACAGTTATTGCTTTAGGTATTCATGCAGGAGACCATGCGGTATATCGAGATTGTACACCAGAGTTTAGGCAAAAGGATTATGATGCTTTTATTGAGGGTAATTATGATGCTGAAAATGTATCTTACTATACGCCATTTATAAATACCCCTAAAGATGAACTACTAGCTAAAGGTTTAGACATTTTAAATAAAATGGGTGTTGATTATAAAGATTATTATTATCATACGCTAACATCATATAAACCAATGGAAATAGATAGCGTAGTTTATAGTGATTATAAGTCAGCATCTTCTATCGAAAGGATAGAGTCTTTTGTGAAAAATAATGCTGTTGACCCAATTAAATATGCTGATGGACAAAAAGAAGTAAGCTGGGATTTCGTGAAAAAAGAAGTTTGTAAATAA
- a CDS encoding acetyltransferase: MLKALKYAYYGLFSIICLLINSAIVFLPVIFFSVLKLIIPIKSVKYHCTTAVQALASFWVSFAILVTELFSPTEIEFEQNAELRRKNSYLIISNHKSWLDTLILMLAFHKKIAFPKFFMKFQMFFVPLIGIVCWALEFPAMKRYSKEYIAKHPDKEGKDIEMTKEYCQSLSDRPTTIVNFVEGTRYTDQKAKKSNYSHLLRPKAGGIAVILKSLSGKMTGILNTTIVYENPNQTLWDFMIRKTKKIKVKVDFIPIAEVPLGDYFNNANDKKTFQNWLNNLWLKNDKYIDQELSN; the protein is encoded by the coding sequence ATGCTAAAAGCTCTAAAATACGCATATTATGGGTTATTTTCAATTATATGTTTGCTGATTAATTCAGCAATAGTATTTCTACCAGTCATATTTTTTTCTGTCTTAAAACTCATCATTCCAATAAAGAGCGTAAAGTACCACTGTACAACAGCTGTACAAGCGTTAGCAAGTTTTTGGGTAAGCTTCGCAATACTTGTTACAGAGTTATTTTCACCTACTGAAATCGAGTTTGAGCAAAATGCTGAACTAAGAAGAAAAAACTCATATTTAATTATTAGTAATCATAAGAGTTGGCTAGATACTCTTATATTAATGTTAGCTTTTCATAAAAAAATCGCTTTTCCAAAATTCTTCATGAAATTTCAGATGTTTTTTGTACCACTAATAGGCATTGTATGTTGGGCATTAGAATTTCCTGCAATGAAAAGATACTCTAAGGAATATATCGCCAAACATCCGGATAAAGAGGGTAAAGATATTGAAATGACAAAAGAATATTGTCAAAGCCTGTCTGATAGACCTACTACAATTGTAAATTTTGTTGAAGGCACACGCTATACAGACCAAAAAGCTAAGAAGAGTAATTACTCTCACCTACTTAGACCTAAAGCTGGTGGAATAGCTGTAATACTCAAAAGTTTATCAGGAAAAATGACGGGTATCCTAAATACAACTATTGTCTACGAGAACCCTAACCAAACCCTTTGGGATTTCATGATAAGAAAAACAAAGAAAATAAAAGTCAAAGTTGATTTTATCCCTATAGCAGAGGTTCCTCTTGGTGATTATTTTAATAATGCTAATGATAAAAAAACATTTCAAAACTGGTTAAACAATCTATGGCTTAAAAATGATAAGTATATTGACCAAGAATTGAGTAACTAA
- a CDS encoding trehalase family glycosidase — MKIENNLIQLSGELFEAVQLKPCFDDSKYFVDMTPNKNPQEILADYKMLKENSDFDLKNFIEENFYPPVAEKTFNQNEKLSLEDYIKQMWSFLSLSSDKDDELSSLIPLPKPYIIPGGRFREVYYWDCYFTCEGLRVDGQIKLIENIADNFAFLINKIGFIPNANRKYYLTRSQPPLFYLIVEILYKELGISAISKYLEPLEKEYNFWMNTKRNIDGLNRYWDELDTPRPESFREDIEHAQTIANKQDFYRNIRAACESGWDFSSRWFTDTDNFNTIQTTDILPIDLNCYLYGLENSLSTWFKEISNNSKADKYSKLALLRKEIIQTKFWNQEKNFFYDVSKKTNAQTNIVSLAGVTPLFLNIATTEQAKGVAQIVERDFLTEHGLITTLNKTSQQWDSPNGWAPLQWQTIIGLQNYGYNELAKKIASYFVETVNKKYCETGKIREKYDICNLEVKASGGEYIVQDGFGWTNGVVSALINMLR; from the coding sequence ATGAAAATTGAAAACAACCTAATTCAACTATCTGGTGAGTTATTTGAAGCTGTTCAACTAAAACCTTGCTTTGATGATTCAAAATATTTTGTGGATATGACTCCCAACAAAAACCCTCAAGAAATTTTAGCAGACTATAAAATGCTAAAAGAAAATAGTGATTTTGATTTAAAAAACTTTATCGAAGAAAACTTCTACCCTCCTGTAGCAGAAAAAACATTTAACCAAAATGAAAAACTGTCTTTAGAAGACTATATAAAACAGATGTGGAGCTTTTTATCTCTGTCTTCTGACAAAGATGATGAGCTTAGCTCTCTTATTCCATTGCCAAAACCGTATATAATACCTGGAGGCAGGTTTAGAGAAGTTTATTACTGGGATTGCTACTTTACATGTGAAGGTTTAAGGGTCGATGGGCAAATAAAACTTATTGAAAATATTGCTGATAACTTTGCATTTTTAATAAATAAAATTGGTTTTATTCCAAATGCTAATAGAAAGTATTATCTAACTCGCTCACAGCCTCCTCTTTTTTATCTAATAGTTGAAATACTTTATAAAGAATTAGGAATATCTGCAATCTCAAAGTATTTAGAACCGTTAGAAAAAGAATATAATTTCTGGATGAATACAAAAAGAAATATTGATGGACTAAATAGGTATTGGGATGAACTTGATACTCCTAGGCCAGAATCTTTTCGAGAAGATATTGAACATGCTCAAACTATTGCTAACAAGCAAGACTTTTACCGAAACATTCGAGCAGCTTGTGAATCAGGTTGGGATTTTAGTAGCAGATGGTTTACTGATACTGACAATTTTAATACGATTCAAACAACCGATATACTGCCAATTGATTTAAACTGTTACTTATATGGCTTAGAAAACTCTCTTAGTACTTGGTTTAAAGAAATATCTAATAACTCAAAAGCTGATAAATATTCCAAATTAGCCCTATTGCGTAAAGAGATAATTCAAACAAAATTTTGGAATCAAGAAAAAAACTTCTTTTATGATGTAAGTAAGAAAACTAATGCTCAAACAAATATTGTTAGTTTAGCAGGTGTAACACCACTATTTCTAAACATTGCAACAACTGAGCAAGCTAAAGGTGTGGCTCAAATAGTAGAAAGAGATTTTTTAACTGAACACGGTTTAATAACTACTCTTAATAAAACATCTCAGCAATGGGACTCTCCAAATGGTTGGGCTCCACTACAATGGCAAACAATCATTGGGCTTCAAAATTATGGCTATAATGAATTAGCTAAAAAAATTGCCTCTTACTTTGTAGAAACTGTCAACAAAAAATATTGTGAAACAGGTAAAATTCGCGAAAAATATGATATTTGCAATTTAGAAGTTAAGGCTTCTGGAGGCGAATATATTGTCCAAGATGGCTTTGGATGGACTAATGGTGTTGTTAGTGCTCTTATCAATATGCTAAGATAG